One Paraburkholderia aromaticivorans DNA segment encodes these proteins:
- the tagF gene encoding type VI secretion system-associated protein TagF, producing MPAMNGVGFYGKLPGAGDFVKRRLPRDFVDAWDLHFQRAVENGRRELGQQWTNAWREGAAWRFALPPQVCGTSAWCGVTTPALDRLGREFPMVLASPCVGDLTRVLDNAAWFDALEHTYRSAHDEAVSVETFDAHVASLPHIQADAYALAARWKALPWDSGQWQLDLPRELAAGAALREAWRELGTRAEPWCLWWTENAAQLLATRGLPRSYAALLTGRRVKASEGEEDVRHATTSPQDDTIRRSRPEVSATASALVASEGAPAIDEPGSAWLCLDQRRTLVLSADDGPYDSRRVAARSIRETVSASAHDIAAVRAALMSLHERLRDSKYGAPDSSVPADIAAYVATEKTADMIAAETAAAEAVNENGAAVIVRLDGLHARLLRIGPATLWHWRRGKLQATFVERAAGEGGEFDDLLFGDAWLDMPGLGTLGEPACDEAALLLEPGDRLLLLATRALTQLPRELLAQALALPTCGDARAHLAHLANLHMAHEPWPLAVVEVRA from the coding sequence ATGCCCGCGATGAATGGCGTCGGCTTTTACGGCAAGTTGCCGGGCGCGGGCGATTTCGTGAAGCGGCGGCTGCCGCGGGACTTCGTCGACGCGTGGGACCTTCATTTTCAGCGCGCGGTCGAAAACGGCCGCCGCGAATTAGGTCAGCAATGGACCAACGCGTGGCGAGAAGGCGCGGCGTGGCGCTTCGCGCTGCCGCCGCAGGTGTGCGGCACCAGCGCGTGGTGTGGCGTAACCACGCCCGCTCTGGATCGGCTTGGCCGCGAGTTTCCGATGGTGTTGGCGTCGCCATGTGTGGGCGACCTCACGCGTGTTCTCGACAATGCGGCGTGGTTCGACGCGCTCGAACATACTTACCGGAGCGCGCACGACGAAGCCGTCAGCGTCGAGACATTCGACGCACACGTCGCTTCATTGCCGCATATTCAGGCCGATGCGTACGCGTTGGCCGCGCGTTGGAAAGCGCTGCCGTGGGACAGCGGACAGTGGCAACTGGATTTGCCACGCGAGCTTGCAGCGGGTGCGGCGTTGCGGGAGGCGTGGCGTGAGCTTGGCACGCGCGCGGAGCCATGGTGTTTGTGGTGGACCGAAAATGCGGCGCAATTGCTCGCGACGCGTGGCTTGCCGCGCAGCTATGCGGCCTTGCTGACCGGGCGGCGCGTGAAGGCAAGCGAAGGGGAAGAAGACGTACGGCACGCAACCACGTCACCGCAGGACGATACGATTCGACGCAGCCGGCCAGAGGTTAGCGCGACTGCGTCAGCACTCGTCGCGAGCGAGGGTGCCCCCGCTATTGACGAACCCGGCTCCGCATGGCTATGCCTCGATCAGCGCCGCACGCTCGTTTTGAGCGCCGACGATGGGCCGTATGACTCTCGTCGTGTCGCCGCGCGAAGCATCCGCGAAACTGTCTCGGCTAGCGCGCACGATATCGCCGCTGTGCGTGCCGCGCTCATGTCGCTGCATGAGCGGCTGCGCGATTCGAAGTACGGTGCGCCCGATTCCAGCGTACCCGCCGACATTGCCGCCTACGTCGCCACGGAAAAGACAGCCGATATGATTGCTGCCGAAACTGCCGCTGCGGAAGCCGTCAATGAAAACGGCGCGGCCGTTATCGTGCGACTCGACGGCTTGCATGCGCGTTTGCTGCGCATCGGCCCGGCGACACTGTGGCACTGGCGGCGCGGCAAATTGCAGGCGACGTTCGTCGAACGCGCGGCGGGCGAGGGCGGCGAATTCGACGACCTGCTGTTCGGCGACGCATGGCTCGACATGCCCGGTCTCGGCACGCTGGGCGAGCCGGCGTGCGACGAAGCCGCGCTCCTGCTCGAACCCGGTGACCGGCTGCTGCTTCTCGCCACGCGCGCGCTTACGCAACTGCCGCGCGAGTTGCTGGCGCAAGCGCTCGCGTTGCCGACCTGCGGCGACGCCCGTGCGCATCTCGCTCATCTCGCGAATTTGCACATGGCGCACGAGCCGTGGCCGCTCGCGGTCGTGGAAGTGCGCGCATGA
- a CDS encoding PP2C family protein-serine/threonine phosphatase: protein MTALSRSAGRTETGNVRRRNEDAILVRDDLGLWAVADGLGGHAAGDFASTLIVERLGALQRRDDVHEFVAAIEDCLQQVNAELRAAAVERQVDVIGSTVALLVLDAAFVLCGWVGDSRIYVHENGALEQLTRDHVQGQPADITRVDARAIHAVDAGMLTRAVGVEETLYIDWAVAGHRPGMQFLLCSDGINKELSDDEMASICSGPLDVRQQVDRLCALALGRLARDNLSAVIVRLDAA, encoded by the coding sequence ATGACGGCGCTCTCCCGCTCCGCCGGCCGCACCGAAACCGGCAACGTGCGACGCCGCAACGAAGACGCGATTCTCGTGCGCGACGATCTCGGGTTATGGGCCGTCGCCGACGGTCTCGGCGGCCACGCGGCGGGCGATTTCGCGAGCACGTTGATTGTCGAGCGGTTGGGCGCGTTGCAGCGTCGGGACGACGTGCACGAGTTCGTCGCCGCGATCGAGGATTGCTTGCAGCAGGTGAACGCGGAGCTGCGCGCTGCCGCTGTCGAGCGACAAGTGGATGTGATCGGCTCGACAGTCGCGCTGCTGGTGCTCGACGCGGCGTTCGTGCTGTGCGGCTGGGTGGGCGACAGCCGAATCTACGTCCACGAAAACGGCGCACTGGAGCAGCTCACGCGCGACCACGTGCAAGGCCAGCCGGCGGATATCACGCGAGTGGACGCGCGTGCGATTCACGCCGTCGATGCAGGCATGCTGACGCGCGCAGTGGGCGTGGAGGAGACGTTGTATATCGATTGGGCAGTAGCCGGCCATCGTCCTGGCATGCAGTTTCTGCTGTGCTCGGACGGCATCAACAAGGAATTGAGCGACGACGAAATGGCCAGCATTTGCAGCGGGCCGCTCGACGTGCGGCAACAGGTAGACCGGCTGTGCGCGCTCGCACTCGGGCGGCTCGCTCGCGACAATCTGTCCGCTGTGATCGTGCGGCTCGACGCCGCGTGA
- a CDS encoding site-specific integrase — protein sequence MKTRLPNPVAADMPNDFPDADALAALRAWYEGASSRDAASRYLRDRLGQGQSARGVIGQIRRQLALYARSRQRADLATLFECQAHKRRHHARATTQAVETLRTLPLPTPHIGDDITRWLPDRAVRVLHAAGIRTLADLTVRIPRRRQWWSAVPGLGPASAKRIEAFFVAHPALTERARALIVADRQSVVTPWEQLRLPHEVDGSAGVFRAPLSTCILGVDNDYDAVQAWLALHESPATQRAYRKEAERLILWAIVARGKALSSLTTRDATDYRAFLRRPTPRERWVGPPRPRTSTDWRPFVDNLSARSIAHALAVLSAMFRWLVEQRYVVANPFAGIKVRGSKRAMAVETAHAFTEGEWLLTRTIANGLEWSYGWQAAAAQRLRFMLDFGYATGLRISELANATLRNVEVDAAGDHWLHVTGKGGKPARVTLTPLARAALDRYLQERGLAVSRARWNPVTPLIGSLDDGDAGIKPLRLWEVMRRFFRQAAQIIENDHPPLAEKLRQATPHWMRHTHATHAIAKGVELSAVRDNLRHASISTTSIYLHADDVKRARQFAQAFTD from the coding sequence ATGAAAACGCGTCTCCCGAACCCGGTCGCCGCCGACATGCCGAACGATTTTCCCGATGCCGACGCGCTTGCCGCGCTGCGCGCCTGGTACGAAGGCGCATCTTCGCGTGACGCGGCCAGCCGGTACCTGCGGGACCGGCTCGGTCAGGGGCAGTCTGCACGCGGCGTCATCGGCCAGATCCGCCGGCAGCTTGCGCTTTACGCCCGCAGCCGGCAGCGGGCGGATCTGGCGACGCTGTTCGAATGCCAGGCCCACAAGCGCAGACATCATGCCCGTGCCACCACGCAGGCAGTCGAAACGTTGCGCACGCTGCCTTTACCGACGCCGCATATCGGGGATGACATTACGCGCTGGTTGCCGGATCGCGCTGTCCGTGTCCTGCACGCGGCGGGCATCCGGACCCTGGCTGATCTCACGGTAAGGATTCCCCGCCGTCGTCAGTGGTGGAGTGCCGTTCCGGGGCTCGGCCCGGCCAGTGCAAAGCGGATCGAGGCATTCTTTGTCGCGCATCCAGCACTCACGGAGCGGGCTCGCGCACTGATCGTCGCCGACCGGCAGTCAGTCGTGACGCCATGGGAGCAACTCCGGCTACCGCATGAGGTTGACGGATCCGCAGGCGTGTTCCGCGCACCGCTGTCGACCTGTATCCTGGGCGTCGACAACGATTACGACGCCGTCCAGGCATGGCTTGCGTTGCACGAATCCCCGGCCACGCAGCGCGCCTACCGTAAGGAAGCCGAACGGCTGATCCTCTGGGCCATTGTTGCCCGCGGCAAGGCCCTGTCGTCCCTGACCACGCGGGATGCAACTGACTACAGGGCATTTCTGCGCAGACCCACCCCGCGCGAGCGCTGGGTTGGACCGCCGCGGCCGCGCACATCAACAGACTGGAGACCGTTTGTCGACAACCTCTCGGCGCGTTCGATTGCGCACGCGCTTGCCGTGCTCAGCGCCATGTTCCGCTGGCTGGTGGAGCAGCGCTATGTTGTGGCCAACCCATTTGCCGGCATCAAGGTGCGCGGCAGCAAGCGCGCCATGGCCGTGGAAACCGCGCACGCCTTCACCGAAGGAGAATGGCTGCTCACACGCACCATCGCCAACGGGCTTGAGTGGTCGTACGGCTGGCAGGCAGCCGCAGCGCAGCGACTTCGTTTCATGCTGGATTTCGGTTACGCGACGGGACTGCGGATCAGCGAGTTGGCCAATGCGACTCTGCGAAACGTCGAGGTCGACGCCGCAGGTGATCACTGGCTTCACGTCACCGGCAAAGGCGGCAAGCCAGCCAGGGTGACCTTGACACCGCTCGCTCGCGCGGCGCTGGACCGGTATCTGCAGGAGCGGGGCCTGGCGGTAAGCCGGGCGCGCTGGAACCCAGTCACGCCGCTGATCGGTAGCCTGGACGACGGCGATGCCGGCATCAAGCCTCTGCGGTTGTGGGAAGTCATGCGCAGGTTTTTCCGGCAAGCGGCGCAGATTATTGAAAACGACCATCCGCCGCTCGCCGAGAAACTCCGTCAGGCTACGCCGCACTGGATGCGGCACACGCATGCCACTCACGCTATCGCCAAGGGCGTCGAACTCAGCGCCGTCCGCGACAACCTTCGTCACGCATCGATCTCGACCACGTCGATTTATTTGCATGCTGACGATGTAAAGCGGGCGAGGCAGTTTGCGCAGGCCTTTACTGACTGA
- the tnpC gene encoding Tn3 family transposase post-transcriptional regulator TnpC — MPDLETPYGIVDADALESLQQRYDTTVIQQAVDLFDTIRARCEPDGLRDDLLRLHAMAHTVINGASLSCSTDDLTLVEQADCTIEELEDWIMVLEKMILALRPLQDLRSETDEPL; from the coding sequence ATGCCCGACCTTGAGACTCCCTATGGCATCGTCGATGCCGACGCGCTGGAATCATTGCAGCAGCGATACGACACGACCGTCATCCAGCAGGCCGTGGATCTTTTCGACACCATCCGCGCCCGCTGCGAGCCCGATGGTTTGCGTGACGATCTTCTGCGCCTGCACGCCATGGCGCATACCGTTATCAATGGCGCGAGCCTGTCGTGCTCGACGGATGACCTTACGCTGGTCGAACAGGCTGATTGCACCATCGAGGAACTCGAGGACTGGATCATGGTGCTCGAAAAAATGATTCTCGCCTTGCGCCCCCTGCAGGATCTGCGATCCGAAACGGACGAACCACTGTGA